A genome region from Blautia coccoides includes the following:
- a CDS encoding CD3337/EF1877 family mobilome membrane protein produces MDKRKIVRYLLITLSVILGVLVFLSITGTVAHAAGLVDNTVSDDNTYSKYPLENYQLDFYVDSSWDWLPWNWLDGIGKSIQYGLYAITNFVWTVSLYISNATGYVVQEAYKLDFISDTASSIGKNIQTLAGVTSSGFSSEGFYVGFLLILILVMGIYVAYTGLIKRETTKAVHAVINFLVVFLLSASFIAYAPNYISKINDFSADISSSALSLGTKIVLPDSNSKGKDSVDLIRDSLFSIQVKQPWLLLQYGESDIETLGSDRVESLLSASPDTDDREDIVIEEIENKDNDNLSVTKTMTRLGMVVFLFIFNIGISVFVFLLTGMMIFSQVLFIIYVMFLPISFILSMIPTYEGMAKKALTKLFNTIMMRAGITLIITTAFSISTMFYSISSGYPFFMIAFLQIVTFAGIYFKLGDLMTMFSLQSSDTQQVSRRIMRRPYMFLNRRARRLERKIGRTVAAGAAGGVAGAAAASASTKKADNTKSAGSGHTRPNNTPSSHSGGNGKPPALPMNQKPLALPDKQNNDSSQSTVHSSSASQTQETKSASKRGIVDKKAVSKQPQSEKQNPQRPIVDKTQKKQETQDKERQDNGSATKAGTAKGTAPLHERPVTTPVSAKAASQSAGSKEEQNIKERPTTVKREQSQSARAKEPVTKQQEVRTQVARESSSPAATPKHSGTVTDMPRQTVKHQKQTKTVKKKTTNQSTVNKTSSRKGGKK; encoded by the coding sequence ATGGACAAGAGAAAAATAGTCCGTTATCTGCTTATCACGCTTTCGGTGATTCTCGGTGTGCTGGTATTTTTATCTATCACGGGTACGGTAGCTCATGCGGCTGGTCTGGTAGACAATACGGTGAGTGACGATAACACCTATTCTAAATATCCGCTGGAAAACTACCAGCTTGATTTCTATGTGGATTCAAGTTGGGATTGGTTACCGTGGAACTGGCTTGACGGTATCGGCAAAAGTATTCAGTACGGACTATATGCCATCACAAACTTTGTCTGGACGGTGAGCTTATACATTTCCAATGCGACGGGATATGTGGTACAGGAAGCCTACAAGCTGGACTTTATCTCTGATACCGCAAGCTCTATCGGAAAGAACATTCAGACGTTGGCTGGTGTCACTTCCAGCGGTTTTTCCAGCGAGGGGTTCTATGTGGGATTCCTGCTTATCCTTATTCTGGTAATGGGTATCTATGTGGCATACACAGGACTTATCAAGAGGGAAACCACAAAAGCAGTTCATGCGGTGATTAACTTTCTTGTGGTATTCCTGTTATCCGCTTCTTTTATTGCCTATGCCCCAAATTATATCAGTAAAATCAATGACTTTTCCGCTGATATAAGCAGCTCGGCGTTATCGCTTGGCACAAAGATTGTGCTGCCCGATTCCAACAGTAAAGGAAAAGACAGTGTGGATTTGATAAGGGACAGTCTGTTTTCCATACAGGTGAAACAACCGTGGCTGCTCTTACAGTATGGGGAATCGGATATAGAAACACTCGGCTCTGACCGTGTGGAAAGCCTGTTATCGGCAAGTCCAGATACGGACGATAGAGAAGATATAGTGATTGAGGAAATCGAAAATAAGGACAATGACAATCTAAGTGTCACAAAGACCATGACACGTTTAGGTATGGTGGTGTTCCTGTTCATCTTCAATATCGGTATCTCAGTTTTTGTATTCCTGCTTACGGGCATGATGATTTTCTCGCAGGTGCTATTTATCATTTACGTTATGTTCCTGCCAATCAGTTTTATCCTGTCTATGATTCCGACCTATGAGGGCATGGCAAAAAAGGCTCTTACGAAGCTGTTCAATACCATTATGATGAGGGCAGGAATCACGCTGATTATTACGACAGCTTTCAGCATATCCACTATGTTTTATTCCATTTCTTCTGGCTATCCGTTCTTTATGATTGCTTTTTTACAGATAGTCACCTTTGCAGGAATCTACTTTAAACTGGGTGATTTGATGACAATGTTCAGTCTGCAATCTTCCGACACACAGCAGGTCAGCAGACGAATCATGCGACGACCTTATATGTTCCTTAACCGTAGGGCAAGACGCTTGGAGCGTAAAATCGGAAGGACGGTTGCGGCTGGTGCTGCTGGCGGTGTCGCTGGTGCGGCGGCTGCTTCTGCTTCTACGAAAAAAGCAGATAATACAAAATCAGCAGGCAGCGGTCATACCAGACCAAACAATACGCCATCTTCCCATAGTGGAGGTAACGGAAAGCCGCCAGCTCTGCCAATGAATCAGAAGCCGCTTGCATTACCCGATAAGCAGAACAACGATTCTTCGCAATCGACAGTACATAGCAGCTCTGCAAGCCAGACGCAGGAAACGAAGTCCGCTTCTAAGCGTGGTATCGTGGATAAAAAAGCGGTATCGAAACAACCGCAATCAGAAAAACAGAATCCGCAGCGTCCGATAGTGGATAAGACACAGAAGAAACAGGAAACACAGGATAAGGAGCGACAGGACAATGGATCAGCGACAAAAGCTGGTACAGCGAAAGGAACTGCCCCATTGCATGAGCGACCAGTGACAACGCCTGTATCTGCGAAAGCAGCTTCACAGTCGGCAGGTTCTAAAGAAGAACAGAATATCAAAGAACGCCCTACTACTGTTAAGAGGGAGCAATCACAATCTGCCAGAGCAAAAGAGCCTGTCACAAAGCAACAGGAAGTAAGGACGCAGGTTGCCAGAGAATCTTCTTCTCCAGCAGCTACACCAAAACATTCGGGAACTGTGACAGATATGCCCCGTCAGACAGTCAAACATCAAAAGCAGACAAAGACAGTTAAGAAAAAGACCACAAATCAATCAACCGTGAATAAAACGTCCAGCAGGAAAGGCGGCAAGAAATGA